A genomic region of Salvelinus alpinus chromosome 12, SLU_Salpinus.1, whole genome shotgun sequence contains the following coding sequences:
- the ppfia4 gene encoding liprin-alpha-4 isoform X4, whose amino-acid sequence MMCEVMPTITEGDSGGPPRGGGAQNGSDPEANFEQLMVNMLDERDKLLESLRETQETLIQSQTKLQGALHERDVLQRQIYAALPQEFATLTKELNVCREQLLEKEEEISELKAERNNTRLLLEHLECLVSRHERSLRMTVVKRQAPPPSGVSSEVEVLKALKSLFEHHKALDEKVRERLRVALERVTTLEGQLSATTQELIIVRQRKEGESLDRNDATKPTWKRLPNGSIDAHDDGSRSVELQELLDRTNHELAQSRERSGTLSTRVAELEAELANTRRDLSRSEELSVKQQREQREGLAQREDMEERITTLEKRYLAAQRETTHIHDLNDKLENELVTKDSLHRQSEEKVRQLQELLELAEQRLAQTMRKAETLPEVEAELAQRVAALTKAEERHGNVEERLRQLESQLEEKNQELSRARQREKMNEEHNKRLSDTVDRLLTESNERLQLHLKERMAALEDKNSLIQDLENSQKQLEEFHHTRERLIGEIEKLRNEIDHLKRRSGVFGDGSHPRSHMGSASDLRFSVVEGQDGHYSSAVIRRAQKGRLAALRNEPNKVCAVFEQEYSSLRGSVSHLLGSDVEAESDLDDDVSSVLLSPSGQSDAQTLALMLQEQLDAINEEIRMIQVERESADLRADEIESRVNSGSMDGLNVTLRPRTMPTSATAQSLASSSSPPTSGRSTPKHNTHNASHQLGIMTLPSDLRKHRRKIASPVEAREDKATIKCETSPPSSPRSLRLETNFAQLTGSLEDGRGGKAKKGIKSSIGRLFGKSKEKGRMEGGGTLGREGQPLPALMPGDFEMSIGDTMTLGKLGTQAERDRRMKKKHELLEEARRRGLPFAQWDGPTVVSWLELWVGMPAWYVAACRANVKSGAIMSALSDTEIQREIGISNPLHRLKLRLAIQEMVSLTSPSAPLTSRTSSGNVWLTHEEMENLASSTKAENEEGSWAQTLAYGDMNHEWIGNEWLPSLGLPQYRSYFMECLVDARMLDHLTKKDLRTHLKMVDSFHRASLQYGIMCLKRLNYDRKDLDRRREESMHDMKDALVWTNEQVVHWVQSIGLKDYNTNLMESGVHGALIALDETFDYSSLALILQIPMQNTQARQVLEREFNNVLALGTDRRLEESGDDKTFRRSPSWRKRFRAREGGGGMGMMAGSMETLPAGFRMPSMSMPPSMALVPKKQLQPEVYSHDLYGHMLAAFRE is encoded by the exons GAGTTTGCCACTCTGACCAAGGAGCTGAACGTGTGTCGGGAACAGCTGctggagaaagaagaggagataTCTGAACTGAAAGCTGAGAGGAACAACACCAGG CTTCTCTTGGAGCACCTGGAGTGTCTGGTGTCTCGTCACGAGCGCAGTCTGAGGATGACGGTGGTGAAGAGACAAGCTCCTCCTCCCTCTGGGGTCTCCAGCGAGGTGGAGGTCCTCAAGGCCCTCAAGTCCTTGTTCGAACACCACAAAGCCCTGGACGAGAAG GTGCGTGAGAGGCTCCGGGTGGCTCTTGAGAGAGTGACTACACTGGAGGGACAGTTATCAGCCACAActcaggag ctgATCATTGTGAggcagaggaaggagggagaatcTTTGGACAGGAATGATGCTACCAAGCCCACCTGGaag AGGCTACCTAACGGCTCCATAGACGCCCATGACGATGGCAGCAGGTCAGTGGAGCTGCAGGAGCTTCTGGATCGGACCAATCATGAGCTGGCTCAGAGCCGCGAGCGTTCGGGCACACTCAGTACACGCGTGGCAGAGCTGGAGGCGGAGCTAGCCAACACTCGCCGAGACCTGAGTCGCAGCGAGGAGCTGTCAGTCAAAcaacagagggaacagagagag GGGTTGGCGCAGAGGGAGGATATGGAGGAGAGGATTACAACGTTAGAAAAACGTTACCTGGCCGCTCAGAGGGAAACCACACACATCCACGACCTCAACGACAAACTGGAGAACGAACTGGTTACCAAGGACTCTCTGCAccgacag AGTGAGGAGAAGGTGCGCCAGCTGCAGGAGTTGTTAGAGTTGGCAGAGCAGAGGCTGGCTCAGACCATGAGGAAGGCTGAGACACTACCAGAGGTGGAGGCAGAGTTGGCACAGAGGGTGGCAGCCCTCACCAAg GCCGAGGAGCGACATGGCAACGTTGAGGAGCGACTCAGACAGCTGGAGTCACAACTGGAGGAGAAGAACCAGGAActgagcagg GCACGTCAGAGAGAGAAGATGAATGAAGAACACAACAAGCGTTTGTCTGACACAGTAGACCGTCTGCTCACTGAGTCTAACGAGAGACTGCAGCTTCACCTTAAAGAACGCATGGCAGCACTGGAGGACAAG AACTCCCTGATTCAGGATCTGGAGAACTCCCAGAAACAGCTGGAGGAGTTCCACCACACCAGG GAGCGTCTGATTGGTGAAATTGAGAAGCTGCGGAATGAGATCGACCACTTGAAACGCCGGAGTGGAGTGTTTGGAGATGGATCACACCCACg gtctCACATGGGCAGTGCCAGTGACCTGCGTTTTTCAGTGGTAGAAGGTCAGGATGGACACTACAGCTCTGCTGTCATCAGACGGGCACAGAAGGGCCGCCTGGCAGCGCTACGCAACGAACCCAACAAG GTGTGTGCGGTGTTTGAGCAGGAATACTCGTCTCTACGTGGCAGTGTCAGTCACCTCCTGGGCAGTGACGTGGAGGCTGAGTCAGACCTAGATGATGATGTTAGCTCCGTCCTCCTGTCACCCAGCGGCCAATCAGATGCACAGACTCTGGCTCTGATGTTGCAGGAGCAGCTGGATGCCATCAATGAGGAGATCAG GATGATCCAGGTGGAGAGGGAGTCTGCTGACCTCAGGGCAGATGAGATAGAGTCTCGTGTGAACAGTGGTAGCATGGACGGACTCAACGTTACACTTCGCCCCCGAACCATGCCCACCTCAGCCACTGCCCAGTCCCTGGCTTCCTCCTCGTCCCCTCCCACCAGCGGACGCTCTACCCCCAAACACAACACCCACAACGCCAGCCACCAGCTGGGAATCATGACCCTG CCTAGCGACTTAAGGAAACACCGTAGAAAAATAGCA tctccaGTGGAAGCTCGTGAGGACAAGGCTACTATCAAGTGTGagacatctcccccctcctctccccgcaGTCTGAGACTGGAGACCAACTTCGCCCAGCTCACTGGCAGTCTGGAGGACGGAcgagg gggTAAAGCGAAGAAGGGCATCAAGTCATCTATAGGTCGTCTGTTTGGGAAGAGCAAGGAGAAGggcaggatggagggaggagggacactggggagggagggacagcctctgcctgccctgatgcCGGGAG ACTTTGAGATGAGCATCGGAGACACCATGACTCTGGGCAAGCTGGgcacacaggcagagagagaccgCAGGATGAAGAAAAA ACATGAGCTGCTAGAGGAGGCCAGGAGGAGAGGACTGCCCTTCGCTCAGTGGGATGGACCAACTGTGGTCTCCTGGCTAGAG CTGTGGGTGGGTATGCCTGCCTGGTATGTGGCAGCATGTCGTGCCAACGTGAAGAGCGGTGCCATCATGTCGGCCCTGTCTGACACAGAGATCCAGAGGGAGATTGGCATCAGTAACCCCCTGCACCGCCTCAAACTAAGGCTGGCCATCCAGGAGATGGTGTCCCTAACCAGCCCCTCTGCCCCGCTCACCTCTAgaacg TCCTCCGGAAATGTGTGGTTAACCCATGAAGAGATGGAGAACCTGGCTTCCTCCACTAAAGCG GAGAATGAGGAGGGCAGCTGGGCTCAG ACTCTGGCATACGGGGATATGAACCATGAGTGGATAGGTAATGAGTGGCTGCCCAGCCTGGGTCTGCCTCAGTACCGCTCCTACTTCATGGAGTGTCTTGTGGATGCCCGCATGCTGGACCACCTCACCAAGAAAGACCTCCGCACACACCTCAAGATGGTCGACAGCTTCCACAG GGCCAGTCTGCAGTATGGGATTATGTGCTTGAAGAGACTCAATTACGACAGGAAAGACCTGGATCGTCGTAGAGAGGAGAGCATGCACGACATGAAAG atGCGTTAGTGTGGACCAATGAGCAGGTAGTGCACTGGGTCCAGAGTATAGGTCTGAAGGACTACAATACCAACCTGATGGAGAGTGGAGTCCACGGGGCTCTCATTGCTCTGGATGAGACCTTCGACTACAGCAGCCTGGCTCTCATACTGCAGATCCCCATGCagaacacacag gcTCGGCAGGTTCTGGAGAGAGAGTTCAACAACGTCCTGGCCCTGGGCACTGACCGCAGACTGGAGGAG agtggGGATGATAAGACGTTCCGCCGCTCTCCATCGTGGCGTAAGCGTTTCCGAGcacgggaggggggggggggaatgggcATGATGGCGGGCTCCATGGAAACACTGCCCGCTGGGTTCCGCATGCCCTCCATGTCCATGCCCCCGTCCATGGCCCTGGTGCCCAAGAAACAGCTGCAAccagaag TTTATTCCCATGACCTGTATGGACACATGCTTGCGGCCTTTCGAGAGTGA
- the ppfia4 gene encoding liprin-alpha-4 isoform X2, whose translation MMCEVMPTITEGDSGGPPRGGGAQNGSDPEANFEQLMVNMLDERDKLLESLRETQETLIQSQTKLQGALHERDVLQRQIYAALPQEFATLTKELNVCREQLLEKEEEISELKAERNNTRLLLEHLECLVSRHERSLRMTVVKRQAPPPSGVSSEVEVLKALKSLFEHHKALDEKVRERLRVALERVTTLEGQLSATTQELIIVRQRKEGESLDRNDATKPTWKRLPNGSIDAHDDGSRSVELQELLDRTNHELAQSRERSGTLSTRVAELEAELANTRRDLSRSEELSVKQQREQREGLAQREDMEERITTLEKRYLAAQRETTHIHDLNDKLENELVTKDSLHRQSEEKVRQLQELLELAEQRLAQTMRKAETLPEVEAELAQRVAALTKAEERHGNVEERLRQLESQLEEKNQELSRARQREKMNEEHNKRLSDTVDRLLTESNERLQLHLKERMAALEDKNSLIQDLENSQKQLEEFHHTRERLIGEIEKLRNEIDHLKRRSGVFGDGSHPRSHMGSASDLRFSVVEGQDGHYSSAVIRRAQKGRLAALRNEPNKVCAVFEQEYSSLRGSVSHLLGSDVEAESDLDDDVSSVLLSPSGQSDAQTLALMLQEQLDAINEEIRMIQVERESADLRADEIESRVNSGSMDGLNVTLRPRTMPTSATAQSLASSSSPPTSGRSTPKHNTHNASHQLGIMTLPSDLRKHRRKIASPVEAREDKATIKCETSPPSSPRSLRLETNFAQLTGSLEDGRGGKAKKGIKSSIGRLFGKSKEKGRMEGGGTLGREGQPLPALMPGDFEMSIGDTMTLGKLGTQAERDRRMKKKHELLEEARRRGLPFAQWDGPTVVSWLELWVGMPAWYVAACRANVKSGAIMSALSDTEIQREIGISNPLHRLKLRLAIQEMVSLTSPSAPLTSRTSSGNVWLTHEEMENLASSTKAENEEGSWAQTLAYGDMNHEWIGNEWLPSLGLPQYRSYFMECLVDARMLDHLTKKDLRTHLKMVDSFHRASLQYGIMCLKRLNYDRKDLDRRREESMHDMKDALVWTNEQVVHWVQSIGLKDYNTNLMESGVHGALIALDETFDYSSLALILQIPMQNTQARQVLEREFNNVLALGTDRRLEESGDDKTFRRSPSWRKRFRAREGGGGMGMMAGSMETLPAGFRMPSMSMPPSMALVPKKQLQPEAPPPAPQRLDPSAVRTYSC comes from the exons GAGTTTGCCACTCTGACCAAGGAGCTGAACGTGTGTCGGGAACAGCTGctggagaaagaagaggagataTCTGAACTGAAAGCTGAGAGGAACAACACCAGG CTTCTCTTGGAGCACCTGGAGTGTCTGGTGTCTCGTCACGAGCGCAGTCTGAGGATGACGGTGGTGAAGAGACAAGCTCCTCCTCCCTCTGGGGTCTCCAGCGAGGTGGAGGTCCTCAAGGCCCTCAAGTCCTTGTTCGAACACCACAAAGCCCTGGACGAGAAG GTGCGTGAGAGGCTCCGGGTGGCTCTTGAGAGAGTGACTACACTGGAGGGACAGTTATCAGCCACAActcaggag ctgATCATTGTGAggcagaggaaggagggagaatcTTTGGACAGGAATGATGCTACCAAGCCCACCTGGaag AGGCTACCTAACGGCTCCATAGACGCCCATGACGATGGCAGCAGGTCAGTGGAGCTGCAGGAGCTTCTGGATCGGACCAATCATGAGCTGGCTCAGAGCCGCGAGCGTTCGGGCACACTCAGTACACGCGTGGCAGAGCTGGAGGCGGAGCTAGCCAACACTCGCCGAGACCTGAGTCGCAGCGAGGAGCTGTCAGTCAAAcaacagagggaacagagagag GGGTTGGCGCAGAGGGAGGATATGGAGGAGAGGATTACAACGTTAGAAAAACGTTACCTGGCCGCTCAGAGGGAAACCACACACATCCACGACCTCAACGACAAACTGGAGAACGAACTGGTTACCAAGGACTCTCTGCAccgacag AGTGAGGAGAAGGTGCGCCAGCTGCAGGAGTTGTTAGAGTTGGCAGAGCAGAGGCTGGCTCAGACCATGAGGAAGGCTGAGACACTACCAGAGGTGGAGGCAGAGTTGGCACAGAGGGTGGCAGCCCTCACCAAg GCCGAGGAGCGACATGGCAACGTTGAGGAGCGACTCAGACAGCTGGAGTCACAACTGGAGGAGAAGAACCAGGAActgagcagg GCACGTCAGAGAGAGAAGATGAATGAAGAACACAACAAGCGTTTGTCTGACACAGTAGACCGTCTGCTCACTGAGTCTAACGAGAGACTGCAGCTTCACCTTAAAGAACGCATGGCAGCACTGGAGGACAAG AACTCCCTGATTCAGGATCTGGAGAACTCCCAGAAACAGCTGGAGGAGTTCCACCACACCAGG GAGCGTCTGATTGGTGAAATTGAGAAGCTGCGGAATGAGATCGACCACTTGAAACGCCGGAGTGGAGTGTTTGGAGATGGATCACACCCACg gtctCACATGGGCAGTGCCAGTGACCTGCGTTTTTCAGTGGTAGAAGGTCAGGATGGACACTACAGCTCTGCTGTCATCAGACGGGCACAGAAGGGCCGCCTGGCAGCGCTACGCAACGAACCCAACAAG GTGTGTGCGGTGTTTGAGCAGGAATACTCGTCTCTACGTGGCAGTGTCAGTCACCTCCTGGGCAGTGACGTGGAGGCTGAGTCAGACCTAGATGATGATGTTAGCTCCGTCCTCCTGTCACCCAGCGGCCAATCAGATGCACAGACTCTGGCTCTGATGTTGCAGGAGCAGCTGGATGCCATCAATGAGGAGATCAG GATGATCCAGGTGGAGAGGGAGTCTGCTGACCTCAGGGCAGATGAGATAGAGTCTCGTGTGAACAGTGGTAGCATGGACGGACTCAACGTTACACTTCGCCCCCGAACCATGCCCACCTCAGCCACTGCCCAGTCCCTGGCTTCCTCCTCGTCCCCTCCCACCAGCGGACGCTCTACCCCCAAACACAACACCCACAACGCCAGCCACCAGCTGGGAATCATGACCCTG CCTAGCGACTTAAGGAAACACCGTAGAAAAATAGCA tctccaGTGGAAGCTCGTGAGGACAAGGCTACTATCAAGTGTGagacatctcccccctcctctccccgcaGTCTGAGACTGGAGACCAACTTCGCCCAGCTCACTGGCAGTCTGGAGGACGGAcgagg gggTAAAGCGAAGAAGGGCATCAAGTCATCTATAGGTCGTCTGTTTGGGAAGAGCAAGGAGAAGggcaggatggagggaggagggacactggggagggagggacagcctctgcctgccctgatgcCGGGAG ACTTTGAGATGAGCATCGGAGACACCATGACTCTGGGCAAGCTGGgcacacaggcagagagagaccgCAGGATGAAGAAAAA ACATGAGCTGCTAGAGGAGGCCAGGAGGAGAGGACTGCCCTTCGCTCAGTGGGATGGACCAACTGTGGTCTCCTGGCTAGAG CTGTGGGTGGGTATGCCTGCCTGGTATGTGGCAGCATGTCGTGCCAACGTGAAGAGCGGTGCCATCATGTCGGCCCTGTCTGACACAGAGATCCAGAGGGAGATTGGCATCAGTAACCCCCTGCACCGCCTCAAACTAAGGCTGGCCATCCAGGAGATGGTGTCCCTAACCAGCCCCTCTGCCCCGCTCACCTCTAgaacg TCCTCCGGAAATGTGTGGTTAACCCATGAAGAGATGGAGAACCTGGCTTCCTCCACTAAAGCG GAGAATGAGGAGGGCAGCTGGGCTCAG ACTCTGGCATACGGGGATATGAACCATGAGTGGATAGGTAATGAGTGGCTGCCCAGCCTGGGTCTGCCTCAGTACCGCTCCTACTTCATGGAGTGTCTTGTGGATGCCCGCATGCTGGACCACCTCACCAAGAAAGACCTCCGCACACACCTCAAGATGGTCGACAGCTTCCACAG GGCCAGTCTGCAGTATGGGATTATGTGCTTGAAGAGACTCAATTACGACAGGAAAGACCTGGATCGTCGTAGAGAGGAGAGCATGCACGACATGAAAG atGCGTTAGTGTGGACCAATGAGCAGGTAGTGCACTGGGTCCAGAGTATAGGTCTGAAGGACTACAATACCAACCTGATGGAGAGTGGAGTCCACGGGGCTCTCATTGCTCTGGATGAGACCTTCGACTACAGCAGCCTGGCTCTCATACTGCAGATCCCCATGCagaacacacag gcTCGGCAGGTTCTGGAGAGAGAGTTCAACAACGTCCTGGCCCTGGGCACTGACCGCAGACTGGAGGAG agtggGGATGATAAGACGTTCCGCCGCTCTCCATCGTGGCGTAAGCGTTTCCGAGcacgggaggggggggggggaatgggcATGATGGCGGGCTCCATGGAAACACTGCCCGCTGGGTTCCGCATGCCCTCCATGTCCATGCCCCCGTCCATGGCCCTGGTGCCCAAGAAACAGCTGCAAccagaag CTCCTCCCCCGGCTCCCCAGAGACTCGACCCCTCTGCTGTACGGACGTACTCATGCTAA
- the ppfia4 gene encoding liprin-alpha-4 isoform X5, whose product MMCEVMPTITEGDSGGPPRGGGAQNGSDPEANFEQLMVNMLDERDKLLESLRETQETLIQSQTKLQGALHERDVLQRQIYAALPQEFATLTKELNVCREQLLEKEEEISELKAERNNTRLLLEHLECLVSRHERSLRMTVVKRQAPPPSGVSSEVEVLKALKSLFEHHKALDEKVRERLRVALERVTTLEGQLSATTQELIIVRQRKEGESLDRNDATKPTWKRLPNGSIDAHDDGSRSVELQELLDRTNHELAQSRERSGTLSTRVAELEAELANTRRDLSRSEELSVKQQREQREGLAQREDMEERITTLEKRYLAAQRETTHIHDLNDKLENELVTKDSLHRQSEEKVRQLQELLELAEQRLAQTMRKAETLPEVEAELAQRVAALTKAEERHGNVEERLRQLESQLEEKNQELSRARQREKMNEEHNKRLSDTVDRLLTESNERLQLHLKERMAALEDKNSLIQDLENSQKQLEEFHHTRERLIGEIEKLRNEIDHLKRRSGVFGDGSHPRSHMGSASDLRFSVVEGQDGHYSSAVIRRAQKGRLAALRNEPNKEYSSLRGSVSHLLGSDVEAESDLDDDVSSVLLSPSGQSDAQTLALMLQEQLDAINEEIRMIQVERESADLRADEIESRVNSGSMDGLNVTLRPRTMPTSATAQSLASSSSPPTSGRSTPKHNTHNASHQLGIMTLPSDLRKHRRKIASPVEAREDKATIKCETSPPSSPRSLRLETNFAQLTGSLEDGRGGKAKKGIKSSIGRLFGKSKEKGRMEGGGTLGREGQPLPALMPGVDFEMSIGDTMTLGKLGTQAERDRRMKKKHELLEEARRRGLPFAQWDGPTVVSWLELWVGMPAWYVAACRANVKSGAIMSALSDTEIQREIGISNPLHRLKLRLAIQEMVSLTSPSAPLTSRTSSGNVWLTHEEMENLASSTKAENEEGSWAQTLAYGDMNHEWIGNEWLPSLGLPQYRSYFMECLVDARMLDHLTKKDLRTHLKMVDSFHRASLQYGIMCLKRLNYDRKDLDRRREESMHDMKDALVWTNEQVVHWVQSIGLKDYNTNLMESGVHGALIALDETFDYSSLALILQIPMQNTQARQVLEREFNNVLALGTDRRLEESGDDKTFRRSPSWRKRFRAREGGGGMGMMAGSMETLPAGFRMPSMSMPPSMALVPKKQLQPEAPPPAPQRLDPSAVRTYSC is encoded by the exons GAGTTTGCCACTCTGACCAAGGAGCTGAACGTGTGTCGGGAACAGCTGctggagaaagaagaggagataTCTGAACTGAAAGCTGAGAGGAACAACACCAGG CTTCTCTTGGAGCACCTGGAGTGTCTGGTGTCTCGTCACGAGCGCAGTCTGAGGATGACGGTGGTGAAGAGACAAGCTCCTCCTCCCTCTGGGGTCTCCAGCGAGGTGGAGGTCCTCAAGGCCCTCAAGTCCTTGTTCGAACACCACAAAGCCCTGGACGAGAAG GTGCGTGAGAGGCTCCGGGTGGCTCTTGAGAGAGTGACTACACTGGAGGGACAGTTATCAGCCACAActcaggag ctgATCATTGTGAggcagaggaaggagggagaatcTTTGGACAGGAATGATGCTACCAAGCCCACCTGGaag AGGCTACCTAACGGCTCCATAGACGCCCATGACGATGGCAGCAGGTCAGTGGAGCTGCAGGAGCTTCTGGATCGGACCAATCATGAGCTGGCTCAGAGCCGCGAGCGTTCGGGCACACTCAGTACACGCGTGGCAGAGCTGGAGGCGGAGCTAGCCAACACTCGCCGAGACCTGAGTCGCAGCGAGGAGCTGTCAGTCAAAcaacagagggaacagagagag GGGTTGGCGCAGAGGGAGGATATGGAGGAGAGGATTACAACGTTAGAAAAACGTTACCTGGCCGCTCAGAGGGAAACCACACACATCCACGACCTCAACGACAAACTGGAGAACGAACTGGTTACCAAGGACTCTCTGCAccgacag AGTGAGGAGAAGGTGCGCCAGCTGCAGGAGTTGTTAGAGTTGGCAGAGCAGAGGCTGGCTCAGACCATGAGGAAGGCTGAGACACTACCAGAGGTGGAGGCAGAGTTGGCACAGAGGGTGGCAGCCCTCACCAAg GCCGAGGAGCGACATGGCAACGTTGAGGAGCGACTCAGACAGCTGGAGTCACAACTGGAGGAGAAGAACCAGGAActgagcagg GCACGTCAGAGAGAGAAGATGAATGAAGAACACAACAAGCGTTTGTCTGACACAGTAGACCGTCTGCTCACTGAGTCTAACGAGAGACTGCAGCTTCACCTTAAAGAACGCATGGCAGCACTGGAGGACAAG AACTCCCTGATTCAGGATCTGGAGAACTCCCAGAAACAGCTGGAGGAGTTCCACCACACCAGG GAGCGTCTGATTGGTGAAATTGAGAAGCTGCGGAATGAGATCGACCACTTGAAACGCCGGAGTGGAGTGTTTGGAGATGGATCACACCCACg gtctCACATGGGCAGTGCCAGTGACCTGCGTTTTTCAGTGGTAGAAGGTCAGGATGGACACTACAGCTCTGCTGTCATCAGACGGGCACAGAAGGGCCGCCTGGCAGCGCTACGCAACGAACCCAACAAG GAATACTCGTCTCTACGTGGCAGTGTCAGTCACCTCCTGGGCAGTGACGTGGAGGCTGAGTCAGACCTAGATGATGATGTTAGCTCCGTCCTCCTGTCACCCAGCGGCCAATCAGATGCACAGACTCTGGCTCTGATGTTGCAGGAGCAGCTGGATGCCATCAATGAGGAGATCAG GATGATCCAGGTGGAGAGGGAGTCTGCTGACCTCAGGGCAGATGAGATAGAGTCTCGTGTGAACAGTGGTAGCATGGACGGACTCAACGTTACACTTCGCCCCCGAACCATGCCCACCTCAGCCACTGCCCAGTCCCTGGCTTCCTCCTCGTCCCCTCCCACCAGCGGACGCTCTACCCCCAAACACAACACCCACAACGCCAGCCACCAGCTGGGAATCATGACCCTG CCTAGCGACTTAAGGAAACACCGTAGAAAAATAGCA tctccaGTGGAAGCTCGTGAGGACAAGGCTACTATCAAGTGTGagacatctcccccctcctctccccgcaGTCTGAGACTGGAGACCAACTTCGCCCAGCTCACTGGCAGTCTGGAGGACGGAcgagg gggTAAAGCGAAGAAGGGCATCAAGTCATCTATAGGTCGTCTGTTTGGGAAGAGCAAGGAGAAGggcaggatggagggaggagggacactggggagggagggacagcctctgcctgccctgatgcCGGGAG TAGACTTTGAGATGAGCATCGGAGACACCATGACTCTGGGCAAGCTGGgcacacaggcagagagagaccgCAGGATGAAGAAAAA ACATGAGCTGCTAGAGGAGGCCAGGAGGAGAGGACTGCCCTTCGCTCAGTGGGATGGACCAACTGTGGTCTCCTGGCTAGAG CTGTGGGTGGGTATGCCTGCCTGGTATGTGGCAGCATGTCGTGCCAACGTGAAGAGCGGTGCCATCATGTCGGCCCTGTCTGACACAGAGATCCAGAGGGAGATTGGCATCAGTAACCCCCTGCACCGCCTCAAACTAAGGCTGGCCATCCAGGAGATGGTGTCCCTAACCAGCCCCTCTGCCCCGCTCACCTCTAgaacg TCCTCCGGAAATGTGTGGTTAACCCATGAAGAGATGGAGAACCTGGCTTCCTCCACTAAAGCG GAGAATGAGGAGGGCAGCTGGGCTCAG ACTCTGGCATACGGGGATATGAACCATGAGTGGATAGGTAATGAGTGGCTGCCCAGCCTGGGTCTGCCTCAGTACCGCTCCTACTTCATGGAGTGTCTTGTGGATGCCCGCATGCTGGACCACCTCACCAAGAAAGACCTCCGCACACACCTCAAGATGGTCGACAGCTTCCACAG GGCCAGTCTGCAGTATGGGATTATGTGCTTGAAGAGACTCAATTACGACAGGAAAGACCTGGATCGTCGTAGAGAGGAGAGCATGCACGACATGAAAG atGCGTTAGTGTGGACCAATGAGCAGGTAGTGCACTGGGTCCAGAGTATAGGTCTGAAGGACTACAATACCAACCTGATGGAGAGTGGAGTCCACGGGGCTCTCATTGCTCTGGATGAGACCTTCGACTACAGCAGCCTGGCTCTCATACTGCAGATCCCCATGCagaacacacag gcTCGGCAGGTTCTGGAGAGAGAGTTCAACAACGTCCTGGCCCTGGGCACTGACCGCAGACTGGAGGAG agtggGGATGATAAGACGTTCCGCCGCTCTCCATCGTGGCGTAAGCGTTTCCGAGcacgggaggggggggggggaatgggcATGATGGCGGGCTCCATGGAAACACTGCCCGCTGGGTTCCGCATGCCCTCCATGTCCATGCCCCCGTCCATGGCCCTGGTGCCCAAGAAACAGCTGCAAccagaag CTCCTCCCCCGGCTCCCCAGAGACTCGACCCCTCTGCTGTACGGACGTACTCATGCTAA